A DNA window from Hippea jasoniae contains the following coding sequences:
- a CDS encoding PAS domain-containing sensor histidine kinase, which produces MKRLIALFNILLAIEIILISVSGFFLYSEIKKASESSSRHLLFTTKNILLHSKHFKPLKQVGSVKIEFLKKPQETGFFERNNTAYLIFKRGKEYIRLSYTFHLNKFVEDILNLLGLLFALFTFLSLFVSYLISVQSDKVFKYINEIIKNIKNDKKPEFPKFKDKNLIRLFYGIKEIYKTLQKRNQQINQQKERLNHIINSMSDGLLFLKNGNIELFNPKIEEFIGVELKDGLNLLDCCQSVETIEFCEKLLENRTETFEYKLSNMWLFVNKQQVLDGLLIVVSDITEQKEYASIKAKFFADASHELKTPITSILGYSETILDSEMDNDTLKKFLKYINVNAQHLAELIEDILMLHRLETTRTKEVKSCDVDIVKEELGVSFSKFASEKGIEFIINCDVDKAPIPCGYLKSILFNLVDNAIKYTEKGFVKVECFIENNQFTIEVSDSGAGIQKQHINRIFERFYTTHKGRDRMLSGTGLGLAIVKHIVELYGGDIEVESEVGKGSRFKITLPSLT; this is translated from the coding sequence ATGAAAAGACTCATAGCACTGTTTAATATTCTGCTTGCCATAGAAATAATTTTAATTTCTGTGAGTGGTTTTTTTCTATACAGTGAGATCAAAAAGGCATCTGAAAGCTCATCAAGACATCTGCTCTTTACAACAAAGAACATACTATTGCATTCAAAACATTTTAAACCTTTAAAACAGGTGGGCTCTGTAAAGATAGAATTTTTAAAAAAACCTCAAGAGACGGGATTTTTTGAAAGAAACAATACCGCTTACTTGATTTTTAAAAGAGGTAAAGAATATATAAGACTTTCATATACATTTCATCTTAATAAATTTGTTGAAGATATATTAAATTTACTCGGTTTGTTGTTTGCTTTATTTACCTTTTTATCTTTATTTGTGAGTTATTTAATAAGTGTACAGTCTGATAAGGTTTTCAAATATATTAATGAAATCATAAAGAATATAAAAAACGACAAAAAACCTGAGTTTCCCAAGTTTAAAGACAAAAACTTAATTCGATTGTTTTACGGCATAAAGGAGATCTACAAAACGCTTCAAAAAAGAAACCAGCAGATAAACCAACAGAAGGAAAGACTTAATCATATAATCAACTCCATGAGTGATGGATTGCTGTTTTTAAAAAATGGTAATATTGAACTTTTCAACCCTAAAATTGAGGAATTTATTGGGGTAGAATTAAAAGATGGCTTAAACCTTCTTGATTGCTGTCAGAGTGTTGAAACGATAGAATTTTGTGAGAAGTTGCTTGAAAACAGGACTGAAACTTTTGAATATAAACTTTCAAATATGTGGCTTTTTGTAAACAAACAGCAGGTGCTTGATGGTTTGCTTATTGTTGTTAGCGATATAACTGAACAGAAAGAGTATGCCAGTATAAAGGCAAAGTTTTTTGCAGATGCATCTCATGAGTTAAAAACACCGATAACCTCTATTTTAGGCTATTCAGAAACGATTCTTGATAGTGAGATGGATAACGATACGCTAAAAAAATTCCTCAAATATATAAATGTGAATGCCCAACATTTAGCTGAGTTAATTGAAGATATTTTGATGCTACATAGACTTGAGACAACTAGAACAAAAGAGGTTAAAAGTTGTGATGTTGATATTGTAAAGGAGGAGTTAGGGGTATCATTTTCAAAATTTGCATCAGAGAAGGGAATTGAATTTATCATCAATTGTGATGTTGATAAAGCGCCTATACCGTGTGGCTATCTTAAATCAATTCTGTTTAATCTTGTTGACAATGCCATAAAATATACAGAAAAGGGTTTTGTTAAGGTTGAATGTTTTATTGAAAATAATCAATTTACAATTGAAGTTTCAGATAGCGGTGCTGGAATCCAAAAGCAACATATAAATAGAATTTTTGAGAGGTTTTATACAACTCACAAAGGCAGAGATAGAATGCTTTCTGGCACAGGATTGGGGCTTGCTATTGTTAAGCATATTGTTGAGCTGTATGGTGGTGATATTGAGGTTGAATCTGAGGTTGGTAAAGGCTCACGCTTCAAAATCACACTACCCTCCTTGACTTAA